Part of the Aquila chrysaetos chrysaetos chromosome 6, bAquChr1.4, whole genome shotgun sequence genome, AAGGCTTATCTTGAGGATTTCGTACAGATGACCATGTGAATCTTAATTATTTGCCCTTCTCTTGTAATGGTCTTGTTTAGTATAAAACTGTAGAATTTGTGTCTGCATCTACAGGCTTCAAACTGTATTGAGAAAACTGTGACTGTATACTGGTATCAGTGAAAAAGTGCTGAAGGAAGCATTGCTAAAAAGAATATTTGGGTTGGAACTActgtgctgttttttaaattcacattgACTTAAGCTGTTTGACTTACAGTATTGgatgggaaaaaatgtttatgccGTAGCTTTTTCTGATTCTCTAATTGGATGTTTCTCCTTATTTTGAGTCGGCTTAAGAGGAGAGAGCACTAGGACAAGATAAGAGGAAAGCATTATGGCTGGAAGCATCAGGGAAGATGTCAGTTCAAGAACTTGATCCAGGACTTCTGTAGTGCTTCTGTTAAAGTCTCCGTTTGCATGTGTTACCAGCATGGTAGCAGTTATAAGAATGGACGCTTTAATACTGTGTTACTACCTTAATATAGTAAAGCACTGATTGGTTTCATGGGGGGAAAAGGCATCGTTACAACACGAACTATTGCATCCTTACTTCTATTGTTCTAGGACTGCGTGCAATTATAATTAAGGATATATTCTTAACTGACCAGAACGTTATCAAAGCAAAATGTAGtaacattgtctttttttctattctctaGGCACATTCAGGATCCAGCAAGCCAGCGGTTGACATGGAACAAACCTCCCAAGAGCGTCCTTGTTATTAAAAAGATACGTGATGCCAGTCTGCTGCAGCCTTTTAAAGAGCTTTGTGTGTATCTTACTGAGGTAATGAAAtgtaaattccatttttaaccataattaaaaattttacatCTAAACTGTTTTCAATTACTGATTCTGTTGAATGTGGAATGTACAGGAGTGTATAGTGCAAACATTGTTTTACCCATTGCCACTGCAAGTAATAAAACTTGTTTCAGAGCTTAAGTCAGTACTTCAATACTTCAAGTacagagcttaaaaaaaaaagtaaactcaAAACTTCGCTTCATTCTGTTTGCAGTTCTAAGTTACAGGGAATCAGATATAAAAAGCTTTAAGCCTTGGACAAACAGCAATGTTACTGTATCATGTAATCTATATTCCAAAGTTTAGTTTAATTCATTAGATGGTCTGTGCGTGCTGCAAAATTCTCACTGGAATTAGACCACACGTTAAAAATAAACCCCGCAACCAAGAGATGCAGACCACTtctgtaaattattatttatatgttttaaaCTAATGCAAATTATGGGGAGGGTCAAATATTCTGTCACTTTAAAAGGTTATTAACAAGCTTATCTTATCTCTCTTAAGGAGAACAATATGATAGTgtatgtagaaaaaaaagtattggaaGACCCTGCTATAGCTAATGATGATAATTTTGGACcagtgaagaagaaattttgcaCCTTCAGAGAAGGTATGGTAATGATTTCTTGAAAGTAAAGTTGAAGTATATTGCTTTTTTGTCTTGGTATTTCCTTAGTCGTTGGGTCAAGTTTGTAAAACTAATGTGTATTTGCAAACGGCTGCTGTTACATCTTAGGTGTGGTTTTTTATGTTTGTGAGTGAATGTTGGCATGCTGCGCTTAATTTATGTTAGGAAATTAAGAGTGTTGATAAAACTTCAttcaaaacttttatttcaatGTTGATTCTAGATTATGATGATATCTCCAATCAGATAGACTTTATCATATGCCTGGGAGGAGATGGGACCTTACTTTATGCTTCTTCGCTTTTCCAGGTTGGTCTTTATGGGAAATAGACTTAAagacctcttttctttttgaagtatttgaaggtggttggtttttttttcttttgttattgaGGACAGCATTTGTCCTTTGctgttcattccttttttttaatcaagactGTTTTACCCTATACCTTCTGAAAATAGTCTATGTAAtgtgttgtttttattatgcACAGCTGAAGTTACATCAATAGTCAAAATATTTACAGGCAATTAGTAGAAGTATGAATTGCTTTTATTCAGtagcttttaaattcttttctttattgaTAGGGTAGTGTACCTCCAGTTATGGCTTTTCATCTGGGATCCCTTGGATTTCTTACTCCATTTAATTTTGAGAATTTTCAGTCCCAAGTCACTCAGGTTATAGAAGGTAAATTTAAGGGGACAAGGTGTGGTGTCTCTTTTTGTTAcgttttctgtagctttttccAAGACTAGTAAATTTTCTTAACCAACTCATTTAGGTTGGCCCATAAGATTGAGTCACAAGAAATGTATACTAAACTAACAAAAGCAATGCATTGTATTGACCCattcagtgctgctttctgtACTCTTGTGCAAAGGAAAATGGCTAAGAAATAACTTTGTCCTGTGTGGAGTAAACAAGTAAAAGATGATGCAGAATTTATGTTAAATGATAGATAAACATACAAATAGAGTGTAGCTCTGAAATCTGTGGTAGTCTGTTTCTCTAAGCAGTACAGTGCTTAAATACTGAGAAGTcaggcaaataaaatatttaagggaagaaatactttgtttcttcAATATGAGATTATTTGAGTTGCATCCAAAGTAGATTCCTGAAAAGACATATAAATTCTCATGTTGCTACAATGTTGTCTTTTAATAGGTGTTTCTAATGCACTCCTTCCCTTTAAGCTTAGCTTTTGTCTTAGTGAAGATCACCTGAGCCTAACAGTGTTTTCCCATCTTGATCATGTCCatataaaacttaaattttctttttgcatcatgaggaaagggaggaaggactgggttcaaattttactttaattttgctCATTACTACTAAAAATGAGTTTTGAGCTTTAACCAAATGTAGACAATTATCTTGTGAATGAAATTGGGAACGTTGAAAGCACGGGCAATAGAGAGGTGGCATTTCATACAGTTCGCTAGTCATTATGGGGTTTTATTTACCATACTAGCATATCATTTTTGTGCACTTTCTCCTATATTTCACTTCTAGGCAATGCAGCGCTTGTTCTACGAAGCAGGCTGAAGGTGAAAGTAGTAAAAgagcacagagagaaaatgacAGTACAAAATGGTATAGAAGAAAATGGAGTAGTGTCTACAAATATAGAGAAGGAAGTGGGCAAGCAAATTATGCAATATCAGGTCAGAAGGCAAAATAAGCCAAAGAACTAATACGCTGTTTGTAAATTGCTTTGTACTTGTTTTATTATAACT contains:
- the NADK gene encoding NAD kinase isoform X2; its protein translation is MKILEHVMNNLSFSRTTWHWHIQDPASQRLTWNKPPKSVLVIKKIRDASLLQPFKELCVYLTEENNMIVYVEKKVLEDPAIANDDNFGPVKKKFCTFREDYDDISNQIDFIICLGGDGTLLYASSLFQGSVPPVMAFHLGSLGFLTPFNFENFQSQVTQVIEGNAALVLRSRLKVKVVKEHREKMTVQNGIEENGVVSTNIEKEVGKQIMQYQVLNEVVVDRGPSSYLSNVDVFLDGHLITTVQGDGVIVSTPTGSTAYAAAAGASMIHPNVPAIMITPICPHSLSFRPIVVPAGVELKIMLSPDARNTAWVSFDGRKRQEICHGDSISITTSCYPLPSICFRDPVSDWFESLAECLHWNVRKKQNNFAVEEEEF
- the NADK gene encoding NAD kinase isoform X3 yields the protein MLQNPKTIMHIQDPASQRLTWNKPPKSVLVIKKIRDASLLQPFKELCVYLTEENNMIVYVEKKVLEDPAIANDDNFGPVKKKFCTFREDYDDISNQIDFIICLGGDGTLLYASSLFQGSVPPVMAFHLGSLGFLTPFNFENFQSQVTQVIEGNAALVLRSRLKVKVVKEHREKMTVQNGIEENGVVSTNIEKEVGKQIMQYQVLNEVVVDRGPSSYLSNVDVFLDGHLITTVQGDGVIVSTPTGSTAYAAAAGASMIHPNVPAIMITPICPHSLSFRPIVVPAGVELKIMLSPDARNTAWVSFDGRKRQEICHGDSISITTSCYPLPSICFRDPVSDWFESLAECLHWNVRKKQNNFAVEEEEF